The following proteins are encoded in a genomic region of Actinomycetota bacterium:
- the thrS gene encoding threonine--tRNA ligase → MPEITLSDGRRIDAGSSEGREIMRHSTAHVMAQAVCVLFPGAKYAIGPAIENGFYYDFDIGRPFTPEDLESIDAKMREIIAAAQRFEREELSREAALQRFAEQPFKREIIESLEETEGAGPVVSVYRNGAWEDLCRGPHVASTKVLRSFKLMRVAGAYWRGDEHRPMLQRIYGTAWESKDRLAEHLTMLDEAERRDHRRLGRDLELYSWADEVGPAMALWHPKGAVVRTTLENLSREMHVARGYQAVFTPHIGRGTLWETSGHLDFYRDNMFPAMQTDEAGEYFAKPMNCPFHVLIYRSKTRSYRELPIRLSELGTVYRYERSGVLHGLMRARCLTQDDSHIFCRPDQVVDEIVGVVDFFRELYGTVGMGPDRVRFSTKPDKYVGADDLWELAEAAIPQALARAGIEYSIDAGDGAFYGPKIDIDIRDAIGRYWQVATIQVDFQLPERFGLEYTDEENVHRRPVMIHRALFGSVERFVGVLVEHYAGAFPTWLAPVQAVVVPIADRHNDYAEKIGNDLRARGVRTEVDDGRETMQAKVRDAEMQKVPYILVVGDKEVEAGTVAVRARGRGKAKFGVPFAEFAENLAEEIGARELAHRY, encoded by the coding sequence GTGCCTGAGATCACGCTGAGCGATGGTCGGCGAATTGATGCCGGGTCCTCCGAGGGCCGCGAGATCATGCGCCACTCCACTGCGCACGTTATGGCTCAGGCCGTCTGCGTGCTGTTTCCGGGGGCGAAGTACGCCATCGGTCCGGCCATCGAGAACGGCTTCTACTACGACTTCGATATCGGGCGCCCGTTCACTCCCGAAGACCTCGAATCCATCGACGCGAAGATGCGAGAGATCATCGCCGCGGCCCAGCGCTTTGAGCGTGAGGAGTTGTCCCGCGAGGCAGCCTTGCAGCGCTTCGCCGAGCAGCCGTTCAAGCGTGAGATCATCGAATCGCTCGAGGAAACCGAAGGCGCAGGGCCGGTCGTAAGCGTGTATCGGAACGGAGCTTGGGAAGACCTGTGCCGTGGTCCGCACGTCGCCTCGACGAAGGTCCTGCGTTCGTTCAAGCTGATGCGTGTGGCCGGCGCCTACTGGCGCGGTGACGAGCACCGGCCGATGCTTCAGCGCATCTACGGGACCGCGTGGGAATCGAAGGACCGCCTCGCGGAGCACTTGACCATGCTCGACGAAGCCGAGCGTCGCGATCACCGCCGTCTCGGGCGGGATCTCGAGCTTTACTCCTGGGCGGATGAGGTCGGCCCCGCGATGGCTCTTTGGCATCCCAAGGGTGCCGTGGTGCGCACGACGCTGGAGAACCTCTCGCGCGAGATGCACGTTGCCCGCGGGTACCAGGCGGTGTTTACGCCGCACATCGGCCGCGGAACGCTCTGGGAGACCAGCGGTCACCTCGACTTCTACCGTGACAACATGTTCCCGGCGATGCAGACCGATGAGGCGGGGGAGTACTTCGCCAAGCCGATGAACTGCCCGTTTCACGTCTTGATATACCGCTCGAAAACGCGCTCGTATCGCGAGTTGCCGATTCGTCTGTCCGAACTTGGAACGGTGTATCGGTATGAGCGTTCCGGCGTGTTGCACGGGCTCATGCGCGCGCGCTGCTTGACGCAGGACGACTCGCACATCTTTTGCCGACCGGATCAAGTCGTTGACGAGATCGTCGGAGTGGTGGACTTCTTCCGCGAGTTGTACGGAACCGTCGGGATGGGTCCGGACCGTGTGCGGTTCTCGACGAAGCCCGACAAGTACGTGGGCGCCGACGATCTTTGGGAGCTGGCCGAGGCCGCGATTCCACAGGCACTCGCGCGCGCAGGAATCGAGTACTCGATTGACGCCGGCGACGGAGCCTTCTACGGGCCCAAGATCGACATCGATATTCGTGACGCGATCGGCCGGTACTGGCAAGTGGCAACGATTCAAGTGGACTTCCAACTTCCCGAACGCTTCGGACTGGAGTACACCGACGAGGAGAACGTTCACCGCCGTCCGGTGATGATCCACCGAGCGCTGTTCGGATCGGTCGAGCGCTTCGTCGGCGTTCTCGTCGAGCACTATGCCGGCGCATTCCCCACGTGGCTGGCTCCGGTGCAGGCGGTTGTCGTTCCGATCGCCGATCGTCACAACGACTACGCCGAGAAGATCGGAAACGACCTGCGCGCGCGCGGCGTGCGCACGGAGGTCGACGACGGTCGCGAGACGATGCAGGCGAAAGTGCGCGACGCCGAGATGCAGAAGGTCCCGTACATTCTGGTGGTCGGCGACAAGGAGGTGGAAGCGGGAACCGTCGCCGTGCGCGCGCGCGGCCGGGGAAAAGCGAAGTTCGGAGTTCCTTTTGCCGAGTTCGCCGAAAACCTCGCTGAAGAGATCGGCGCGCGCGAGCTGGCGCACCGCTACTGA
- a CDS encoding IS1634 family transposase: MASLIAKRINGGTYWYLREVARVGGRPKIVSQRYLGKAEDIAAMAAGATQIPERSIHRSFGDVAAVWGMLRRLRVAETIDEVVGARRADAAASVGTYLALATLGRIVAPCSKRAFSEWWSDTAGPRFTRIASSALDHRRFWDAMDAVSEAHLAEIERRLARRVVEGFGIDCQALVLDMTNFATFIDSSNARSTIARRGHAKDGRVDLRLVGLALVVSRDGVVPLAHHPYPGNAPDVTQFRRVMDELLHRYAEIGQGAEATIVYDAGNSSVANQHAVDEAPLHCVCSLVTAHHPELLGVPRTRFSPVKDIEGLSAHETTVQAFGATRRAIITHSEEFHAKQVAGFAQTLAKATRQLDALAGVLGRGRARRSRAALDAEIARICAPRWVARVMRTELTGERPRDLRLKFALDRRAMRKLEAEHFGKRILITSQTEWSVAEVVRAYRSQTDVESAFRQMKDPKVVSFSPMFHWTDQKVRVHVFYCVLALTIAHLMRREAARAGLDMSVRELLRTLGRIEETVLIYPAGGGRPRARRMLTEMDSDGRRLFDLFGLGAFAPRF; encoded by the coding sequence ATGGCCAGCCTGATCGCCAAGCGGATCAACGGCGGGACCTACTGGTACCTGCGCGAGGTGGCCCGGGTCGGCGGGCGCCCGAAGATCGTCTCCCAACGCTATCTCGGCAAGGCCGAGGACATCGCGGCGATGGCAGCCGGGGCCACGCAGATCCCCGAGCGCAGCATCCACCGCAGCTTCGGCGACGTCGCCGCGGTGTGGGGGATGCTCAGGCGCCTGCGGGTTGCTGAGACGATTGATGAGGTGGTGGGCGCCCGACGCGCCGACGCTGCGGCCTCGGTTGGGACCTACCTCGCCCTTGCCACCCTCGGGCGTATCGTCGCTCCGTGCTCCAAGCGGGCGTTCTCCGAGTGGTGGTCAGATACGGCGGGGCCCCGGTTCACCAGGATCGCATCCTCCGCGCTGGACCACCGGCGGTTCTGGGACGCGATGGATGCCGTCAGCGAGGCCCACTTGGCAGAGATCGAGCGGCGCCTGGCGCGCCGGGTTGTGGAGGGCTTCGGCATCGACTGCCAAGCTTTGGTGCTCGACATGACCAACTTCGCCACCTTCATCGACTCCTCCAACGCCCGCAGCACCATCGCCCGGCGCGGCCACGCCAAAGACGGCCGGGTGGACCTGCGCCTGGTGGGCCTCGCGCTGGTGGTGAGCCGGGACGGCGTGGTGCCCCTGGCGCACCATCCCTATCCGGGCAACGCCCCCGACGTCACCCAGTTTCGCCGGGTGATGGATGAGCTGCTTCACCGCTACGCCGAGATCGGCCAAGGGGCCGAGGCGACCATCGTCTACGACGCCGGCAACTCCTCGGTGGCCAACCAGCACGCCGTCGATGAGGCACCCCTGCACTGCGTGTGCTCGCTGGTGACTGCCCATCACCCGGAGCTGCTCGGGGTCCCCCGCACCCGGTTCTCTCCCGTGAAGGACATCGAGGGCCTTTCCGCGCACGAGACGACCGTGCAGGCGTTCGGCGCCACGCGCCGGGCGATCATCACCCACTCGGAGGAGTTCCACGCCAAGCAGGTCGCCGGCTTCGCACAAACCCTCGCCAAGGCCACCCGCCAACTCGACGCCCTCGCGGGGGTGCTTGGCCGCGGACGGGCGCGACGCAGCAGGGCGGCCCTCGACGCGGAGATCGCCCGCATCTGTGCTCCGCGCTGGGTCGCACGGGTCATGCGCACCGAGCTCACCGGGGAGCGGCCACGCGATCTGCGCCTGAAGTTCGCCCTCGACCGCCGCGCGATGCGCAAGCTTGAGGCCGAGCACTTCGGCAAGCGGATCCTCATCACCTCTCAGACAGAGTGGTCGGTCGCCGAGGTGGTGCGGGCCTACCGGTCCCAGACCGACGTCGAGTCCGCCTTTCGCCAGATGAAAGATCCCAAGGTCGTGAGCTTCTCCCCGATGTTTCACTGGACCGACCAAAAGGTGCGGGTGCACGTGTTCTACTGCGTGCTCGCGCTCACGATCGCTCACCTCATGCGCCGGGAGGCGGCCCGGGCGGGGCTGGACATGAGCGTGAGGGAGCTGCTGCGCACGCTCGGGCGAATCGAAGAGACGGTGCTCATCTACCCCGCTGGGGGCGGTCGTCCCCGGGCCCGGCGGATGCTCACCGAGATGGACAGCGATGGCCGCCGTCTGTTCGATCTGTTCGGCCTGGGCGCCTTCGCTCCCCGGTTTTAG
- a CDS encoding DEAD/DEAH box helicase family protein produces the protein MKAHLPAVFAVDKSVLRNPLRQLSEEDQIVEGKLSPWSQERSKGYMFRPDGDGDPVLIVNSGSVPEGHQRVLKAKADAGGPRLDLSQSKWIRHPQLPAVNDPVVDLGALGEGVVKSWAGAFSYAMEGPDVVGLRPPQVGAIHAIHAHWTVSEGVATIVMPTGTGKTEVMLSILVSRPCSKVLVVVPTDALRKQIVGKFLTLGVLKSKGSTILAAQALRPIVCSLEHIPRTVEEVDEIFGAANVVVTTSSVAGAATEEVQQRMASLTPYLFVDEAHHVEAPTWSEFKQRFDACRVLQFTATPFREDGKPLDGSIIFKYPLRKAQEENYFTKIRFERVVEFNRKRADAAIAKRAIEVLRAEKDKGHILMARVASVARAKEVFELYKPHEEFKPVELHTGIKSSRAREEARQAIVSGESRIVVCVDMLGEGFDLPELKIAAFHDIRKTLAVTLQLAGRFTRTRPDLGEATFIANTADLDVQDELRKLYARDPDWNVLLPEMSERLIGEQLSLQEFLSGFTAFADEVPLRSVRPALSTVVYRTDSDAWTPENFAQGIPGLSSCEQVHHAVNEAAHTLVVVTARRVALPWTDVEALYGWQWELYVAIWSPEQKLLYVNGSTNAGNYKALADALVEDARLIDGQVVFRAFSGVKRLQLQNVGLSEMLGRNIRYTGRMGGNVGGALSETQRRRTRKSVLAGSGYEGGSKTTVGASRKGRIWSHRRDRVNELSDWCQEIGAKLLDESIDADEVLRGTLEAKPISERPSKMPIVIDWPEEVYTSPESQWWVIVDGEEHMIDEVEIELSTPTMDGALGFAVLTEGARVECELELFEDDENPDYRFKNLSGQKLQIRKGERTEPTDGVAFFNENPPVIWFHDGSCLEGSQYIELKHLPPAFAADRIEAWTWEVDITKESQGPDKQTNTVQAQVIAHLRSQDYTLVFDDDARGEAADVVAVRLVQEDDIPKAIEVDFFHLKFSSASTAGGRVGDLYEVCGQAQKSIGWMNDERKTDLFTHLLRREARRREEGLASRIEVGDEETLHTLREVSRLCPVRLSMCIVQPGLSKERVSGDQLTLLGVTEDHLMDTFQIPLRVVGSD, from the coding sequence GTGAAGGCCCATTTGCCTGCCGTCTTTGCCGTCGACAAGTCGGTCCTCAGGAATCCCCTTCGGCAGCTGAGCGAGGAGGACCAGATAGTCGAGGGCAAACTGTCCCCGTGGTCGCAAGAGCGATCCAAGGGTTACATGTTTCGTCCGGACGGCGACGGCGATCCCGTGCTCATCGTCAACAGCGGGAGCGTCCCTGAAGGGCACCAGCGGGTTCTCAAGGCCAAGGCCGACGCCGGTGGACCAAGGCTGGACCTGTCGCAATCCAAGTGGATTAGGCATCCCCAGCTTCCTGCGGTGAACGATCCGGTCGTCGACCTTGGCGCTCTCGGAGAAGGCGTCGTCAAGTCTTGGGCGGGGGCGTTCAGCTACGCGATGGAGGGCCCCGATGTTGTCGGCCTGCGACCCCCTCAGGTCGGTGCCATTCACGCGATCCACGCGCACTGGACGGTTTCGGAAGGTGTGGCCACGATCGTCATGCCAACGGGCACCGGCAAGACCGAAGTCATGCTCTCGATATTGGTCTCCAGGCCGTGCTCGAAGGTCTTGGTCGTCGTTCCGACGGATGCTCTTCGCAAGCAGATCGTCGGCAAGTTCTTGACCCTGGGAGTCTTGAAATCCAAGGGCTCAACCATACTTGCGGCGCAGGCCTTGCGACCGATCGTGTGCTCGCTAGAGCACATCCCCCGAACGGTGGAAGAGGTTGACGAGATATTCGGCGCAGCGAACGTGGTCGTGACGACGAGTTCGGTAGCGGGCGCTGCAACTGAGGAGGTTCAACAAAGGATGGCGTCCTTGACGCCGTATCTCTTCGTTGATGAAGCGCATCATGTTGAAGCTCCCACCTGGAGCGAGTTCAAGCAGCGATTCGATGCCTGTCGTGTGCTTCAGTTCACGGCCACGCCCTTCCGCGAGGACGGGAAACCCCTCGACGGCTCAATCATCTTCAAGTACCCGTTGCGGAAGGCTCAGGAGGAGAATTACTTCACCAAGATCAGATTCGAGAGGGTGGTTGAGTTCAACCGGAAGCGCGCAGATGCTGCGATCGCGAAGAGAGCCATCGAAGTCCTTCGAGCCGAGAAGGACAAGGGCCACATCCTGATGGCCCGCGTCGCGAGCGTTGCGCGCGCGAAGGAAGTGTTCGAACTCTACAAGCCACACGAGGAATTCAAGCCTGTGGAACTGCATACGGGCATCAAGTCCAGCCGAGCCCGTGAGGAAGCGCGCCAGGCGATAGTCAGTGGAGAATCCAGGATCGTCGTTTGTGTCGACATGCTGGGGGAGGGCTTCGACCTTCCCGAACTGAAGATCGCAGCGTTTCACGACATCCGGAAGACGCTTGCGGTGACCTTGCAGCTCGCCGGTCGGTTCACCCGAACGCGGCCCGATCTCGGCGAGGCGACCTTTATCGCCAACACAGCCGACTTGGATGTGCAGGATGAGCTGAGGAAGCTATACGCGCGCGATCCCGATTGGAATGTGCTGCTTCCCGAGATGAGCGAACGGCTGATCGGCGAGCAACTTTCGCTGCAAGAGTTTCTGAGCGGGTTCACGGCGTTCGCTGATGAGGTGCCCTTGCGCAGCGTAAGGCCAGCGCTGAGTACCGTTGTCTATCGGACTGACAGCGATGCATGGACACCGGAGAACTTTGCCCAAGGGATACCTGGCCTGTCCAGTTGCGAGCAGGTGCACCACGCGGTCAACGAGGCCGCTCACACTCTCGTGGTGGTGACCGCGCGGCGCGTTGCGCTTCCCTGGACCGATGTCGAGGCACTCTACGGGTGGCAGTGGGAACTATACGTCGCGATCTGGTCGCCAGAACAGAAGCTCCTCTATGTCAACGGGTCAACCAACGCCGGGAACTACAAGGCTCTTGCCGACGCCCTTGTGGAAGACGCGAGACTGATCGATGGACAGGTCGTGTTCCGTGCGTTCTCCGGAGTCAAACGGCTCCAGCTCCAGAATGTCGGGTTGAGCGAGATGCTTGGGCGCAACATCCGCTACACGGGTCGGATGGGTGGGAACGTTGGAGGGGCGCTCAGCGAGACTCAGCGGCGGCGGACTCGTAAGTCGGTGCTCGCGGGCAGCGGCTATGAAGGGGGAAGCAAGACCACTGTGGGCGCGTCGAGGAAGGGCCGTATTTGGTCGCATCGGCGTGATCGCGTAAACGAACTCAGCGATTGGTGCCAGGAGATCGGTGCCAAGCTGCTTGATGAATCGATCGACGCGGATGAGGTCTTGCGGGGGACACTCGAGGCTAAGCCCATCTCGGAACGGCCAAGCAAGATGCCCATCGTTATCGACTGGCCTGAAGAGGTATACACATCGCCGGAGTCTCAGTGGTGGGTAATCGTTGACGGCGAAGAGCACATGATCGACGAGGTCGAGATCGAGCTTTCGACTCCGACAATGGATGGTGCACTGGGCTTCGCCGTCCTTACCGAGGGCGCGCGAGTCGAGTGTGAGCTGGAACTCTTCGAGGACGACGAGAATCCCGATTACAGGTTCAAGAATCTCAGCGGGCAGAAGCTCCAGATCAGAAAGGGCGAGCGCACGGAGCCGACCGACGGTGTCGCATTCTTCAACGAGAACCCTCCCGTGATTTGGTTCCATGACGGATCGTGCCTGGAGGGAAGCCAGTACATCGAACTGAAACATCTGCCTCCGGCGTTCGCGGCGGACCGGATAGAGGCCTGGACGTGGGAAGTGGATATCACGAAGGAATCACAGGGCCCGGACAAGCAAACGAATACCGTCCAGGCGCAAGTCATTGCCCACCTTCGATCCCAGGATTACACGCTCGTCTTTGACGACGATGCTCGGGGTGAAGCCGCTGACGTGGTTGCGGTTCGACTAGTGCAAGAGGACGACATCCCGAAGGCCATCGAGGTTGATTTCTTTCACCTCAAGTTCTCGTCCGCCAGCACGGCCGGAGGTCGCGTCGGGGATCTCTACGAGGTGTGCGGGCAAGCGCAGAAGAGTATCGGGTGGATGAACGATGAGCGAAAGACCGACCTGTTCACGCATCTGCTCCGGAGAGAGGCCCGCAGGAGGGAGGAGGGTCTTGCGTCTCGAATCGAAGTTGGCGACGAAGAAACCTTGCATACGCTCCGAGAGGTGAGTCGCCTGTGTCCCGTGCGTCTGAGTATGTGCATCGTTCAACCCGGCCTCTCGAAGGAGAGGGTTTCGGGAGATCAGCTTACGCTGTTGGGTGTAACAGAAGATCACCTGATGGACACGTTCCAGATTCCGCTGAGGGTCGTCGGAAGTGACTGA
- a CDS encoding restriction endonuclease subunit S — protein MTESTLSDMSLAELLEGGLFIDGDWIESKDQDPQGEVRLIQLADVGDGVFRDRSSRFLTMAKARELRCTFLEPGDILVARMPEPLGRACIFPGLGRPAVTAVDVCILRPLQDRARPEWLVKAINAPAFRAAMQEFVRGTTRQRISRRNLGTLRLQVPPIDEQAAIAHWLDGVEIKRISAVGHVVAARRAAARTSLAILAAACSGRLTVDWREAHAIPKRLDLVDRRDEVADSDGIPEEWVQATIGDVGHVQLGGTPSRKVPSYWLGHVPWVSSGEVANCRIQRTREFISEAGLANSSAKVYPVGTVLIAMIGEGKTRGQAAILDIEASTNQNAAGIIANHHYIDPEYLWRWALAQYEVTRAVGRGGNQPALNKQKVRDLTIAVPPLEEQAEIVRRVDSILARAAKVMERVETASRRVEHSSQAVLAKTFRGELLPANG, from the coding sequence GTGACGGAGAGCACTCTGTCCGACATGAGTCTTGCCGAACTTCTTGAGGGAGGGCTCTTCATCGACGGTGACTGGATTGAAAGCAAGGATCAAGACCCCCAAGGAGAAGTTCGCCTGATTCAGCTTGCGGATGTAGGCGATGGAGTGTTCCGCGATCGGTCATCGCGCTTCCTCACGATGGCAAAGGCGCGGGAGCTTCGCTGCACGTTCCTAGAGCCCGGCGACATCCTTGTGGCACGCATGCCGGAGCCGCTCGGTCGGGCGTGCATCTTTCCTGGGCTCGGGCGCCCGGCCGTCACCGCGGTCGATGTCTGCATCCTTAGGCCGCTTCAAGACCGCGCACGACCCGAATGGCTGGTGAAGGCCATCAATGCCCCGGCATTCCGAGCGGCAATGCAGGAGTTTGTTCGAGGGACTACTCGGCAGCGCATCTCGCGAAGGAACCTCGGCACGCTTCGACTCCAAGTGCCGCCCATCGACGAGCAGGCCGCAATCGCCCACTGGCTCGATGGAGTCGAGATCAAGAGGATCTCTGCCGTTGGGCATGTTGTTGCCGCGAGAAGAGCTGCGGCGAGGACGAGTCTCGCCATACTCGCGGCCGCTTGCTCCGGACGCCTTACAGTCGACTGGCGAGAAGCTCATGCAATTCCAAAACGACTCGACCTCGTCGACCGCAGGGATGAGGTCGCGGACAGTGACGGGATCCCCGAGGAGTGGGTGCAAGCAACGATCGGAGATGTTGGTCATGTGCAGCTCGGAGGGACTCCTTCCCGGAAGGTTCCGTCCTACTGGTTGGGTCATGTTCCGTGGGTGAGCTCAGGGGAGGTTGCGAATTGTCGCATCCAACGAACTCGTGAGTTCATATCTGAAGCCGGCCTTGCCAACAGCAGTGCGAAGGTCTATCCGGTAGGCACGGTGTTGATCGCGATGATTGGCGAAGGAAAGACCCGCGGCCAGGCAGCGATACTTGATATCGAAGCGTCTACCAACCAAAACGCGGCAGGGATCATCGCGAATCACCACTACATCGACCCGGAATATCTCTGGCGCTGGGCACTCGCCCAGTACGAAGTGACCCGTGCTGTCGGGCGCGGAGGCAACCAGCCAGCACTTAACAAACAGAAGGTTCGCGACCTTACGATTGCGGTTCCACCTTTGGAGGAGCAAGCCGAGATTGTTCGGCGCGTCGATAGCATTCTGGCACGAGCCGCCAAGGTGATGGAGAGAGTCGAGACTGCATCGCGTCGCGTCGAGCACAGCTCGCAGGCGGTCCTCGCCAAGACCTTCCGGGGCGAGCTGTTGCCTGCGAACGGTTGA
- a CDS encoding N-6 DNA methylase, with amino-acid sequence MSTDVVGKIWGFCHTLRHDGVNYGDYIEQITYLLFLKMADERSINLPSYKTLDDHTNKAIEIACDWPTLDKYSGSDLVDHYDKVLAELGKQPGILGDIFSGSQAKIRKPTSLKRLVGLIDETDWTSLDVDVKAAVFEGLLEKAASEGKKGAGQFFTPRLLIQTMVRCIKPDPRVSKTFAIDDPAVGTGGFLVAAYEWLLKETGGAFERDVAKRIRTTTYFGQEIDERPRRLALMNLYLHQVEPRISNTDSIYEAPPAQRYDVVLTNPPFGTRGANQAPDREDFVVSSSNKQLNFLQHVLTILKPGGRAAVVVPDNVLFASQAGEIFEVLMEDCDLHTVVRLPRGTFSPYTEGTKTNVLFFTKGKPTESTWIYDGRSNVPKITKKSRPLTADHFAEFEKCYGDDPNGLSRRSEKDSKDGRWRAFAIDEVKARHYKLDAFKWIRDEEQDDPDDLPEPEELITEAMEELRLALDELGDMQRLIEGDGTK; translated from the coding sequence ATGAGTACAGACGTCGTCGGCAAGATCTGGGGCTTCTGCCACACACTTCGTCACGACGGGGTGAACTACGGCGACTACATCGAGCAGATCACCTATCTGCTCTTCCTCAAGATGGCGGATGAGCGGAGCATCAACCTTCCCAGCTACAAGACGCTCGACGACCACACCAACAAGGCAATCGAGATCGCCTGCGACTGGCCGACACTCGACAAGTACAGCGGTAGCGATCTCGTTGACCACTATGACAAGGTGCTCGCTGAGCTTGGCAAGCAACCCGGGATCCTGGGCGACATCTTCTCCGGCTCGCAGGCCAAGATCCGCAAACCCACCAGCCTGAAGCGGCTCGTCGGCCTCATCGACGAGACGGACTGGACATCTCTCGACGTGGACGTCAAGGCCGCAGTCTTCGAGGGCCTGCTGGAGAAGGCGGCGAGCGAGGGCAAGAAGGGCGCAGGGCAGTTCTTCACGCCCCGACTCCTCATCCAGACGATGGTTCGATGCATCAAGCCGGACCCGCGCGTTTCCAAGACCTTCGCGATCGACGACCCCGCCGTTGGTACGGGCGGGTTTCTCGTCGCTGCCTACGAGTGGCTGCTCAAGGAGACCGGCGGAGCGTTCGAGCGCGACGTGGCGAAGCGCATCCGTACCACCACCTACTTCGGCCAAGAGATCGACGAGCGGCCACGTCGCCTCGCGCTCATGAACCTGTACCTCCACCAAGTCGAGCCGCGCATCAGCAACACCGACTCGATCTACGAAGCGCCGCCAGCCCAGCGATACGACGTCGTCCTCACGAACCCGCCTTTCGGCACCAGAGGCGCGAACCAGGCGCCGGACCGCGAGGACTTCGTCGTCTCGTCAAGCAACAAGCAGTTGAACTTCCTGCAGCACGTTCTCACCATCCTCAAGCCTGGCGGTCGAGCGGCAGTCGTTGTTCCTGACAATGTGCTCTTCGCGAGCCAGGCGGGCGAGATCTTCGAAGTGCTGATGGAGGACTGCGACCTGCACACCGTTGTTCGGCTGCCCCGCGGAACCTTCAGTCCATACACCGAGGGCACGAAGACCAACGTGCTCTTCTTCACCAAGGGCAAGCCCACCGAGAGCACCTGGATCTACGACGGACGGTCCAACGTTCCGAAGATCACGAAGAAGAGCCGCCCGCTCACCGCAGACCACTTCGCCGAGTTCGAGAAATGCTACGGGGACGATCCCAACGGCCTCAGCAGGCGCAGCGAGAAGGATTCGAAGGATGGTCGCTGGCGCGCGTTCGCAATCGATGAGGTGAAGGCCCGTCACTACAAGCTCGACGCCTTCAAATGGATCCGGGACGAGGAGCAGGACGACCCTGATGATCTGCCCGAGCCGGAAGAGCTGATCACAGAGGCGATGGAGGAGCTCCGGTTGGCGCTCGATGAACTCGGCGACATGCAACGCCTAATCGAAGGTGACGGTACCAAGTGA